From the Theobroma cacao cultivar B97-61/B2 chromosome 2, Criollo_cocoa_genome_V2, whole genome shotgun sequence genome, one window contains:
- the LOC18608866 gene encoding uncharacterized protein LOC18608866 isoform X2 codes for MTMVPAENLSNQHHLPHGGGGGFYGCCGSSYTESFGLMSRVHGYDYHSEACLGSDLVANSMAEDESRTNSLNEERSSSKDNNQEEKDEGWLQLGIGGQATRYDSSKHDQGDPTARRGGLIELDLLPGGSSQQARPLAPTFNMPEFRAPRPPVMHSFSTSLFFQHQQGSSSTFPQGEINWAFRPISQNIAAAPSSSSSSSSLVPLGSHFARPFQVQLGMDVAGPSSDVRIIDPPRRPHSGIWFMLQASQNQAKEPFLPQIPKSYLRIKDGKMTVRLLMKYLVNKLRLDSESESR; via the exons ATGACCATGGTTCCTGCTGAAAACCTTTCTAATCAACATCATCTTCCTCACGGTGGCGGCGGTGGTTTTTATGGTTGTTGTGGTAGCAGTTATACAGAGAGTTTTGGTCTTATGAGCCGTGTTCACGGGTATGACTATCACAGTGAAGCTTGCTTAGGATCTGATCTAGTTGCTAATTCCATGGCTGAAGATGAATCAAGAACTAATAGCCTTAATGAAGAACGCTCCAGCTCCAAGGATAACAATCAAGAAGAGAAAGATGAAGGTTGGCTCCAACTCGGCATAGGGGGCCAGGCAACAAGATATGATAGCAGCAAGCATGATCAAGGGGATCCAACAGCGAGAAGAGGAGGGTTGATCGAGCTTGATCTATTACCTGGAGGAAGCTCGCAACAAGCAAGGCCATTAGCCCCTACTTTCAACATGCCCGAGTTTCGAGCTCCACGTCCACCGGTTATGCATAGTTTTAGTACTTCTTTATTCTTTCAACACCAACAAGGAAGTAGCTCCACGTTCCCTCAAGGAGAGATTAACTGGGCATTTAGGCCTATATCGCAAAATATAGCAGCAGCTCCGTCCTCCTCAtcgtcttcttcttctttggtACCATTGGGCTCCCATTTTGCCAGACCATTTCAGGTGCAACTCGGAATGGATGTTGCCGGGCCGAGCTCAGATGTTAGAATCATTGATCCTCCTAGAAGGCCCCATTCTGGCATTTGGTTTATGCTACAAGCATCACAAAATCA AGCTAAAGAACCGTTCTTGCCTCAAATACCAAAGAGCTATCTGAGAATCAA GGACGGGAAGATGACAGTGCGGTTATTAATGAAGTATCTGGTTAACAAGCTGAGACTGGATAGCGAATCAGAG AGCAGATAG
- the LOC18608866 gene encoding uncharacterized protein LOC18608866 isoform X1, whose translation MTMVPAENLSNQHHLPHGGGGGFYGCCGSSYTESFGLMSRVHGYDYHSEACLGSDLVANSMAEDESRTNSLNEERSSSKDNNQEEKDEGWLQLGIGGQATRYDSSKHDQGDPTARRGGLIELDLLPGGSSQQARPLAPTFNMPEFRAPRPPVMHSFSTSLFFQHQQGSSSTFPQGEINWAFRPISQNIAAAPSSSSSSSSLVPLGSHFARPFQVQLGMDVAGPSSDVRIIDPPRRPHSGIWFMLQASQNQAKEPFLPQIPKSYLRIKDGKMTVRLLMKYLVNKLRLDSESEIEITCRGQQLVPYLTLQNVRDQIWSSRDAVTLLPETSTADHVMVLHYGRSA comes from the exons ATGACCATGGTTCCTGCTGAAAACCTTTCTAATCAACATCATCTTCCTCACGGTGGCGGCGGTGGTTTTTATGGTTGTTGTGGTAGCAGTTATACAGAGAGTTTTGGTCTTATGAGCCGTGTTCACGGGTATGACTATCACAGTGAAGCTTGCTTAGGATCTGATCTAGTTGCTAATTCCATGGCTGAAGATGAATCAAGAACTAATAGCCTTAATGAAGAACGCTCCAGCTCCAAGGATAACAATCAAGAAGAGAAAGATGAAGGTTGGCTCCAACTCGGCATAGGGGGCCAGGCAACAAGATATGATAGCAGCAAGCATGATCAAGGGGATCCAACAGCGAGAAGAGGAGGGTTGATCGAGCTTGATCTATTACCTGGAGGAAGCTCGCAACAAGCAAGGCCATTAGCCCCTACTTTCAACATGCCCGAGTTTCGAGCTCCACGTCCACCGGTTATGCATAGTTTTAGTACTTCTTTATTCTTTCAACACCAACAAGGAAGTAGCTCCACGTTCCCTCAAGGAGAGATTAACTGGGCATTTAGGCCTATATCGCAAAATATAGCAGCAGCTCCGTCCTCCTCAtcgtcttcttcttctttggtACCATTGGGCTCCCATTTTGCCAGACCATTTCAGGTGCAACTCGGAATGGATGTTGCCGGGCCGAGCTCAGATGTTAGAATCATTGATCCTCCTAGAAGGCCCCATTCTGGCATTTGGTTTATGCTACAAGCATCACAAAATCA AGCTAAAGAACCGTTCTTGCCTCAAATACCAAAGAGCTATCTGAGAATCAA GGACGGGAAGATGACAGTGCGGTTATTAATGAAGTATCTGGTTAACAAGCTGAGACTGGATAGCGAATCAGAG ATAGAGATAACATGTAGAGGGCAACAGCTTGTACCTTACTTGACGTTGCAGAATGTAAGAGATCAAATATGGAGTTCAAGAGACGCAGTCACTTTGCTTCCAGAAACCTCAACAGCTGATCATGTCATGGTGCTGCACTATGGTAGGAGCGCTTGA